In Streptomyces erythrochromogenes, the DNA window CAAGCCCGGCATCGGGCACTCAGGCATGCGCCTGTCGCGCGCGGGCGCCGGACTCGCGCCCAACGACGTGTGGGCCACCCGGCTGCTTCGTGCCGACACGCCCTATCCGCACACGTCGCTGGACCACGCCTTCGTGAACGTCGACGCGAGCTGGCGGTACCGGAGCACCAGGATCAACCCGGTCGGGGCGCATTCCGACTTCTACCATCCCGAGACGGCTCACCTGCTGCTCAGTCTGGCCGACCACTCCCGTCCCGCGTCGGCGTAACCCCCGCCGTCGGGGTCCCGGCCCGGACGAGCTCCGCGAAGGCGGCGGCCGCGCCGGTCAGCGGGACCCGGGAGAAGACCGCCAGGCGCCGGTGCCACGCCGGGTCGAGGGAGAGCAGCACGCAGTCCTCGCCGACGGCGCCCCGGACCATGTGGGCCGGGGCCATGACGATGCCCACCCCGGCGGCCGCCATCCGTACGGCCGTCGAGGTGTGTTCCGTACGGAGCACCGTGCGCGGGGTGAAGCCGACCTCGCCGCAGGCCCGGTCGAGGACGAGGACGCCGTCGACCAGCGGCTCCATCGCGCAGCGGATCCAGTCGCGGTGGGCGAGCTCGGCGAGGCGGACGGAGCCCCTCCGCGCGAGCGGATCGTCGAAGGGGACGACGACGACCAGTTCCTCCCGGTCGAGGCGCAGCAGCGGCCCGGTCCACCGCGCGGGCTCCGGTCCCACCGCGAGGTCGGCGACGCCCCGTTCCAGTTGCTCCTCCAGCGCCTCGGTGGAGCCGTATTCGCGCAGTACCAGCGACACCCCCTGGTACAGGGCCCGCCAGCGGGCCACGACGCCCGGGAGCAGCCCGACGGCGACGGCGTGCACGGTGGCGAGGTGCAGTTCACCGCCGGCCACTCCGGCCGCGGCCCGGGCGGCCCGCTCGGCCTGGCGGGCGCTGCGCACGGCGAGCTGGGCGTGCGGGAGGAAGGCGCGGCCCATGGGGGTGAGCCGGACCCCGCGCGGCATGCGTTCCAGCAGGGCGCCGCCCACGGACCGTTCCAGGGCCTTGACCTGGTGGGAGAGCGCCGGCTGGGTGACGTGCAGGGTGTCCGCGGCGCGGGTGAAGGAGGACTCCTCCACCACGGCGAGGAAGTACTCCATCTGGCGCAGGCTCATGGCCTCAAAGCATAAACAGCCTGCATGGCAACCAGAAGATCATTTCCTTGGACCGGACAGAACGGGCCGTGCACGCTGGGGACATGACCAACGACAGCACCGTGGATGTGATCGTGATCGGCGGGGGCACCGGCGGCTACAGCACCGCCCTGCGCGCCTCGGCCCTGGGCCTGACCGTTCTGCTGGCGGAGCGCGACAAGGTCGGCGGGACCTGCCTGCACCGGGGGTGCATCCCCAGCAAGGCCATGCTGCACGCGGCCGAACTCGTCGACGGCGTGGCCGAGGCGCGTGAGCGCTGGGGGGTGCGGGCGAGCGTGGAGTCGGTGGACTGGGCGGCGCTCACCGCGACCCGGGACGACATCCTGTCCCGCAACCACAAGGGAGTGGAAGGGCACTTGGAGCATGCCGGGGTGCGTGTGGTGCGCAGCAGCGTGCGGTTGACCGGTCCGCGGTCGGTACGGGCCGAGGACGGGCGGGAGTTCACCGCCACCCGCGGGATCGTGCTGGCCACCGGGTCCCGGCCGCGTACGCTGCCCGGCCTGGAGCCCGACGGCCGCACGGTGGTGACCAGCGACGACGCGCTGTTCGCCCCCGGGCTGCCGGCTTCGGTCCTGGTGCTCGGCGGCGGGGCGATCGGGGTGGAGTACGCGTCCTTCCACCGTTCCATGGGCGCCGAGGTGACCCTGGTCGAGGCGGCGGACCGGCTGGTCCCGCTGGAGGACGCGGACGTGTCGCGCCATCTGGCGCGCGGGCTGAAGAAGCGCGGGATCGACGTGCAGACCGGCGCCCGGCTGGAGGGGGCCGAACGGCTCGCGGACGGCGGGGTGCGGGCGGCCGTACGCACCGCGCGCGGGGAGCTGCGGGAACTGCGGGCGGAGCGGCTGCTCGTGGCGGTCGGGCGGGTCCCGGTCACCGACGGGCTGGACCTCGCGGCGGCCCGGCTGACGGCCGACGAGCGCGGGTTCGTGGCGCCGGCCGACTGGTCGCGGCTGGAGACGGCCGTCCCGGGGGTCCACGTGGTGGGCGACCTGCTGCCGCCGCCCTCGCTCGGGCTGGCGCACGCGTCCTTCGCGGAGGGGCTGCTGGTCGCCGAGACCCTGGCCGGGGTGGCGAGCGCGCCGGTGGACTACGCGGCGGTGCCGCGGGTGACGTACTCGGCGCCGCAGACCGCCGCCGTCGGGCTGACGGAGGCGCAGGCGCGCGAGGCGGCGTACGACGTGGTGGTGAACACGATGCCGCTGACGGCCGTGGCGAAGGGCATGGTGCACGGGCAGGGCGGCACGGTGAAGGTGGTCGCGGAGCGGGACGGGCGGGTGCTGGGGGTGCACCTGGTGGGGCCGCACGTGTCGGAGATGATCGCGGAGAGCCAGCTGATCGTGGGCTGGGACGCGGAGCCCTCGGACGTTGCCCGCCACGTACACGCCCATCCGACCCTCTCGGAGGCGGTCGGCGAGGCCTTCCTGAGCCTGGCGGGCCGCGGCCTGCACCAGCAGTAGCGCGCGGCCTCCCGGGAGGGTACGGCATAGCCTTGGCCAGGGGTTTCCCCGGAGTTCCGGCGAACTGCGGGGCCCGCGCAGCAGTAGGGGGCGGGCCCGGCGGGCATGGCATCCCTTGTGACTCTCCTCCGTGACATGTGCTACCCCACACCGCAGGAACTCGGGCTGGCCGCCCGCGCTCTGGCGGACGAACACCCCGGCGAGGTCCGGCTCCGCCAGGCCGGCACCTCGCGGGCCGGGCAGCCGATCTGGGTACTGTCCGTCGCGGCGACAGCAGGGCCCGGCACGGTCGGCCCCGGCGGCGCGGTCGGCCCTGGCGGCACGAACAGCCCGGTCGGCACAGACAGCCCGGCCCGCCCGGTCTGCGCGGGCGACCCCGGCGGCCCCGGCGGCGCGAACAGCCCGGGCGGCCCGGGCGGCGCGGTCGGCGCGGGCGACCCCGGCGGCATCGGCGGCACCGGCGGCACCGGCGGCACCCGCAACGTCCTCGTCGTCGCCGGCGCGCACGCCAACGAGCCCGTCGGCGGCGCCACGGCGCTCGCGCTCGCCCGCCGGATCCTGCGCGAGCCGGCACCGCGCGCGGGCTGCGGCTGGCACTTCCTGCTCTGCGCCGACCCGGACGGCGCGGACCTGCACCGCACGCCCCGCCCGTACTCGCTGCTTGACTACCACCGGTACTTCTACCGGCCTCCCGGACCCGAACAGCCCGAGTGGGCGCCGTCTTTACTGCCCGCGGACCGGCTGCCGCCGGAGACCCTGGCGCTGACCGCGCTCATCGACGAGCTGCGGCCGGTCCTCCAGGTCTCCCTGCACGCCACCGATCTCGGCGGCTCCTGGGTGCAGCTCACGCGGGACATCCCCGGCCTCGCCGAGCCGTTCGGCAAATCGGCCGCCGAGCTGCGCATCCCGGTGGAGAACGGGGCCTCGGACGCCGCCGGCTGGCCCTCCCCCGGGCCCGGGATCTTCGTGATACCCCAGCCGGGGAGCGAGGCCGCCGGCGCGTTCCACCCCGAGGACACCCGCCTGAGCACCTGGTACCACGCCCACCGGTACGCCGGCACCACCGCGATCGTCGAAGTCCCCATGTGGGCCTCCGACCTGGTGGACGATCCGGCCCCGCACCCCGACCCGCGCGGCGCCCTGCGGATGCTGGCCGGGCGGCTCACGGCGGACGCAGCGCTCGTCGGCGCGGCCCGCGAGCGGGCCCGGAGCCGGGAGCGGCCGGTTCCGGGCGCGTACGAGGACCCGGCGGCGGCCCCGCTGCTGCGCGCGGTGGACTGGACGCTCGCGCTGATCCCCCTGATCACCGCCGAGTGGACCGGCGCCGGCGCCCCCGCCGAGGCCACGGCGGCGTACATCGCCAGCATCGACGCCTTCGGGCGCCGGCTGTCGCTGCGCGCGGCGGCGATGCTGCTGCGGGTCCTGCGCCCCGAGGGGCATCCGGCGGCGCCCGGGCTGGACCGGCTGGTCACCGGGTGGTGCGAGGAGTTCGCGGCCCGGTTCGGGGCCCGCTGGATCCCCGTGGCCACCCAGGTGGAGCACCAGTCCCGTACCGTCCTGGCCGCCTACGAGAAGCTCGTGGCGGCCGGCCGCTCCACGGGCAGGGCGTAGCGGAACTTGGGGTTCGAGGCGGCGCCGAGGCGGTCGTAGAAGCGGATCGCCCCCTCGTTCCAGTCGGGGGTCTGCCACTGGACCTGTTCCAGGCCCAGCTCGCGGGCCAGCTCCGTCACGCCCTCCATCAGGGCGGCGCCGAGGCCCTGGCCGCGGGCGGCCGCGGCCAGGTAGAGGCAGTCCATGTGCAGGTGCTCCCGCGCGTCCCAGAAGGCGAACTCGGCCGAGCAGGCGGCGTATCCGGCGACGACGCCGTCGGCGTTCTCGGCGAGCAGCACCCACAGCCGGGAGTCCTCGGCGAACAGCCGCGGGCCGAGCCGCCCGGCGAGGTCCGCGGGGCGGGGGGCCGACTTCTCGTAGGCGACGTGCTCGTGGATGAGTTCGACCAGCCGGGGCAGGTCCCCGACCCGGGCGCGGCGGATGACAGGCGTGTGTTCCATGTCCGCCATCCTGCGCGGTCGCTCCCCGCGCCGGACCGGTGGGGGCCCGGCAGCGGACCGGCAGCGGACCGGTGAGGGCCCGGGCCGGGGCTCAGCCCGCAGAGAGCCGGAAGCTCATGTTCCCGAAGCTGACCTGGTCCCCGTCGCGGACGACCGCGGAGCCCGTCACGCGGCGCCCGTTGACGCTGGTGCCGTTGGTGGAGCCGAGGTCCTTGAGCACCCACACCCCGTCGCGCAGGCTCAGTTCCGCGTGCATCCGGGAGACGGTCTCGTGGCTGAGCCGCAGCCCGTTGCCGGGGTCGCGGCCGATCCGCAGGGCCGCCGCGCTCGGATGCGGCAGCAGCAGCTTGGGCAGCCGCTCGGCGGTCCAGGCGCGCCGGACACCGGCGGACACCGCCGAGACCCGGCCGACCCAGCCGAACAGCCGACGGGTCCACGGGCTTTCGGCGGCCTCCCTGGACTGGAGGTCGGCGGTGAGGACCGCGAGGTCCTCGGAACGGCGGGCCACCAGGGCGAGTTCCATGCGGCGCAGGAAGGTGTCGTGGGACAGCTTGCCGAGGGCCGCGCCCTCCCTGAGCTGGCCCAGCGCACGGTCTCGCTCGGCGTCCGACAGCCGCGGCGCGGGAAAGGCAGGAAGTTCGAAACTCGACGTCACAGGGTGATTGTCGGCCCGTCGGGGGCAGAGTGTCCAGAACTCCCCCGCCACGCCCGGAATGATGGGCACGATAAGCATGCTGGACACCGCCGGAGACGAGGGGACCGCCCGTGCAGTTCGAGGTGTGGGCACCGCTGTCGGGCCGGGTCGCCCTGCGACTCGACGACGTGACGTACGACATGGCACGCGATCCGGACCGGGACGGCTGGTGGACCGCGCAGGCCCCGGCCGGGGACGGCAGCCGCTACGGCTTCCTCCTGGACGAGGAGACCTCCCCGCGGCCCGACCCGCGCGGCCGGCGGCTGCCGGACGGCCCCGACGGGCTGTCGGCCGTCGTCGACTTCGACGTCCTGGCCCCCCAGCCCGCGCCGTCACCGCGCGTCCCGCTCCAGGACGCGGTCCTCTACGAGCTCCACGTCGGCACCTTCACCCCCGAGGGCACCTTCGACGCGGCCGCGGCCCGCCTCGGCCACCTCGTCTCCCTCGGGATCACGCACGTGGAGCTGATGCCGGTGTGCTCCTTCGCCGGCCGGCACGGCTGGGGCTACGACGGGGTCGCGCCCTGGGCGGTGCACGAACCGTACGGCGGCCCGGCCGGCCTGGCCCGGTTCACGGCCGCCGCGCACGCGGCCGGGCTGGGCGTGGTCCTCGACGTGGTGCACAACCACCTCGGGCCGTCCGGCAACCACCTGCCCGCCTTCGGCCCGTACTTCACCGACACCCACCACACCCCGTGGGGCTCCGCGGTCAACCTGGACGCGCCCGGCTCCGACGAGGTGCGCGCGTACCTCCTCGGCAGCGCGCTGGCCTGGCTGCGCGACTACGGCCTCGACGGCCTGAGGCTGGACGCCGTGCACGCGCTGGCCGACGGGCGGGCGCTGACCTTCCTGGAGGAGCTGTCCGCGGCCGTCGAAGGGCTCGCCGCGGAGTCCGGCCGGCCGCTGTTCCTGATCGCCGAGTCCGACCGGTGCGACCCGCGCACCACCACCCCGCGCGCCACCGGCGGCCTGGGCCTGAACGCCCAGTGGAACGACGACTTCCACCACGCCCTGCACTGCGCGCTGACCGGTGAGTCCCAGGCGTACTACGCCGATTTCGCCGAGGCCCCGCTGGCCGCCCTGGCCAAGACCCTCAGCCGGGTCTTCTTCCACGACGGGACCTGGTCCTCCTTCCGGGGCCGCACGCACGGCCGGCCGGTGGACCACCGCCGCACCCCGGCCCACCGGTTCGTCGGCTACTCCCAGACCCACGACCAGATCGGCAACCGGGCCCTCGGCGACCGGCTCTCGGCCTCGCTCTCCCCCGGGCTGCTGGCCTGCGCGGCGGCGGTGGCGCTGACCGGGCCCTTCGTGCCGATGCTGTTCATGGGTGAGGAGTGGGGCGCCCGCACCCCGTGGCAGTACTTCACCGACCACCCCGACCCGGAGCTAGCCGAGGCGGTGCGCAGCGGCCGGCGCAGGGAGTTCGCGGCGCACGGCTGGAAGGCCGAGGAGATCCCCGACCCGCAGGACCCGGCGACCCGGGACCGCTCCTGCCTGGACTGGTCGGAGCCCGAACAGCCGCTCCACGCCCGCCTGCTGGGGTGGTACCGCACCCTGGTCGCGCTCCGCCGCACCCACCCGGACCTGCGCGACCCGGACCTGGCGGCGGTCCGGGTCGCCCACGACGAGGAGCGGCGCTGGCTGACCTTCCGGCGGGGCGACGTACGGGTGGCCGTGAACCTCTCCGCCGAGCCGGTGACGATCGCGCTGGGCCGCAACGGGGTACGGGTGCTGGCGTCCTGGGAACCGCTCGAACACCCCGGCCCCGACGGGCGGATCCACCTGCCCGGCGAGTCGGCGGTCGTCCTCGGCCCCTGAGCGCGCGGGGGCTACTCGACGACGGCGAGCTCGCGCGGGGCGTTGTTCAGGCGGCGCCCGCCGTCCTCGGTGACGGTCACGATGTCCTCGATGCGGACGCCGAACCGGCCCGGCAGGTACACGCCCGGCTCGATGGAGAAGCACATGCCGGGGACCAGGGGCTGCTCCTCGCCCTCGACCATGTACGGGGGCTCGTGGGTGGTGACGCCGATGCCGTGGCCGGTGCGGTGGATGAAGCGGTCGCCGTACCCGAACTCGGTGATCACGGCCCGGGCCGCCCGGTCCACGTCCTGGCAGGCGACGCCCGGCCGGACCGCCGCGAACCCGGCCTGCTGGGCCTCGCGGACGATGTCGTGGACCCGCCGCTCCTCGGCGGTGGGCTCGCCGACGTGCACCGTGCGGGAGATGTCGGAGCCGTAGCCGAAGCGCAGGCCGCCGAAGTCGAGGACCACCGTGTCGCCGTGGCGGATGACGCGCTCGCCGGCCTCGTGGTGCGGGTCGGCCCCGTTGGGCCCGGAGCCGACGACGGTGAAGTCGACCTGGGAGTGGCCGTGCGTGCGCAGCAGGGCGGCCAGGTCGGCGGCGACGTCGGTCTCCCGGCGGCCGGCGAAGGGAAGGTGGAGGATCTGCGCGTAGGCGGCGTCGGCGGCGGCTCCGGCCGCGGCGAGGCGCTCCAGCTCCCGCGCGTCCTTGACGGCGCGGAGCATGGGCAGGCAGTCGGTCAGCGCCGCGTAGGAGGTGTTCGGCAACTGCCTCTGGAGGCCGAGGAGATGCAGGGACCAGGTGTTGTCGCTGACCCCGAAGCGGCCGCGGAGGTCCAGCAGCGGGGCGGTCAGGGCGTACGGGTCCTTCCCGTCGGCCCAGTCGCGCAGGGTCAGCGCACCGGCTCCGGGGGCCTTGGCCGCGTCGGGCGCCTCCAGGGCGGGGACGACGAGCACCGGGTCCTGCCCGGCGGCCAGGACGAGGAGGGTCAGCCGTTCCGTCTCGGCGGTGGGGCGGTATCCGGTGAGGTGGGTGAGGTCGGGGCCGGGGGCGATCAGCAGTCCGGCGAGCCCCGCCCCGGCGGCGCTCTGCGCGGCCGCGGCCATGCGGGCGGCGTAGTCGGCCGCGGTGAAGGGGGCGGGGCCGGCGGCGTCGGTGTCATCGGTCATACGGGGGATCCTGCCGTGAGCCGTGCGGCGAGGGCGGCGGCCGCGCCGGTCGGGGCTCCGGGCGAGAGCAGTTCCGTACGGTGCACCAGGCGCGGGGCGGACAGCGGTACGGCGACGCCCGCGCCGGCGGCCTCGGCGACGCGGCGCGGGAGGAGGACGAGGCCGTGCCCGGCGGCGGCCAGCGCGCAGAGGGCGAGCAGGTCGGTGCCCTCGTAGCGGACGGAGGCCCGGGCGGCGGTGAGCGGCAGGCCGATGCCGGGGGCGTCGATCCAGCGGGCGTCGGCGAGGTCGTCCAGGCGGACGGCGGCGCGCCCGGCGAAGGGGTGTCCCTCGGGCAGCAGCACGGCCAGCTCCTCCTCCCCCGCGCCGGTCACGGTGAGGGGTGCGACGTCGGGCAGCCGCAGCGGGTCGCTCGGCGCGGCCGGGCCGTCGACCAGCCCGAGGTCACAGCCGCCGGTGGCCACGGCGGCGGGCACCTCGGCCGGGGGCAGCACGCGCAGGGTGACCCCGGTGGCGGGCAGGGCGGCGAGCAGCCGGGGGCCGACGGCGAGCGGGGACGCGGCGAGCGTGACGCGCCCGGGCGGGGCGGCGGCCAGCCGCAGCACGTCGGCCCGTGCGGCGTCGAGCCGCAGCAGCAGCGGTCCGGCGTGCTCCAGGAGCCGCACCCCGGCCGCGGTCGGTGCGACGGGCCGGCGGGTGAGGAGCTCCGCCCGCAGGTCCCCCTCCAGCGCGGCGATGTGCTGGGAGACGGCGGACTGGGTGTAGCCCAGCTCGCGGGCGGCGCCGGAGAAGGAGGCGAGCCGGGCCACGGCGACGAAGGTGCGGAGCAGGTGTGGATCCATGGTCATCAGGATCACTTATCGGCGGTGCACGAACAATCGTTGGCGCTGAAGCGGGCGGCGGTCACAAGATGATCCACATGACCACCGCACCCACCGCACCCACAGAGGTGGCGCGGATCGCCCTGGTCGGCGACCGCTCCGCGCACGTGAAGTCCCACACCCGGATCCCGCTCCTCCTCGACGCCCTCGCCGCCCGCGACGGGCTGGTCCTCGACGCCTACTGGATCCCCACCGGCGACGCCGCGGCCGAGGCCGCCGCCGGGACCCTGGACCGCTTCGACGCCGTGTGGGTGCTGCCGGGCAGCCCGTACGCCAGCGAGGCCGGGGCGCTGGCCGCGATCCGGGTGGCCCGGGAGCGGGGCATCCCCTTCCTCGGGACCTGCGGCGGCTTCCAGCACACGCTGCTGGAGTACGCCCGGGCGGTGTGCGGGCTGGCCGACGTCGCGCACGCCGAGAACGACCCCGGGGCGCGGGACCTGCTGATCGCCCCGCTCGCCTGCTCGCTGGTCGGCCACGAGGGCGTCGTACGGGCCGAGCCCGGGTCGCTCGCCGAGGCCGCGCTCGGCGCGGAGCGGTCGACGGAGCGCTACCACTGCAACTACGGGCCCGATCCGCGGCACCTGCCGGTCCTCACCGCCCACGGGCTGCGGCTGTCGGGGCACGACGAGGACGGGCAGGTGCGCATCGCGGAGCTGCCCGGGCACCCCTTCTTCCTGGCCACGCTCTTCCAGCCGGA includes these proteins:
- a CDS encoding CTP synthase C-terminal region-related (seleno)protein, whose product is MTTAPTAPTEVARIALVGDRSAHVKSHTRIPLLLDALAARDGLVLDAYWIPTGDAAAEAAAGTLDRFDAVWVLPGSPYASEAGALAAIRVARERGIPFLGTCGGFQHTLLEYARAVCGLADVAHAENDPGARDLLIAPLACSLVGHEGVVRAEPGSLAEAALGAERSTERYHCNYGPDPRHLPVLTAHGLRLSGHDEDGQVRIAELPGHPFFLATLFQPELHGDGTRPHPIIRALAVAAARHAAGRAGGVTARLAATPAASRSAG
- a CDS encoding GNAT family N-acetyltransferase, encoding MEHTPVIRRARVGDLPRLVELIHEHVAYEKSAPRPADLAGRLGPRLFAEDSRLWVLLAENADGVVAGYAACSAEFAFWDAREHLHMDCLYLAAAARGQGLGAALMEGVTELARELGLEQVQWQTPDWNEGAIRFYDRLGAASNPKFRYALPVERPAATSFS
- a CDS encoding LysR family transcriptional regulator, encoding MDPHLLRTFVAVARLASFSGAARELGYTQSAVSQHIAALEGDLRAELLTRRPVAPTAAGVRLLEHAGPLLLRLDAARADVLRLAAAPPGRVTLAASPLAVGPRLLAALPATGVTLRVLPPAEVPAAVATGGCDLGLVDGPAAPSDPLRLPDVAPLTVTGAGEEELAVLLPEGHPFAGRAAVRLDDLADARWIDAPGIGLPLTAARASVRYEGTDLLALCALAAAGHGLVLLPRRVAEAAGAGVAVPLSAPRLVHRTELLSPGAPTGAAAALAARLTAGSPV
- a CDS encoding aminopeptidase P family protein, with protein sequence MTDDTDAAGPAPFTAADYAARMAAAAQSAAGAGLAGLLIAPGPDLTHLTGYRPTAETERLTLLVLAAGQDPVLVVPALEAPDAAKAPGAGALTLRDWADGKDPYALTAPLLDLRGRFGVSDNTWSLHLLGLQRQLPNTSYAALTDCLPMLRAVKDARELERLAAAGAAADAAYAQILHLPFAGRRETDVAADLAALLRTHGHSQVDFTVVGSGPNGADPHHEAGERVIRHGDTVVLDFGGLRFGYGSDISRTVHVGEPTAEERRVHDIVREAQQAGFAAVRPGVACQDVDRAARAVITEFGYGDRFIHRTGHGIGVTTHEPPYMVEGEEQPLVPGMCFSIEPGVYLPGRFGVRIEDIVTVTEDGGRRLNNAPRELAVVE
- a CDS encoding LysR family transcriptional regulator, which encodes MSLRQMEYFLAVVEESSFTRAADTLHVTQPALSHQVKALERSVGGALLERMPRGVRLTPMGRAFLPHAQLAVRSARQAERAARAAAGVAGGELHLATVHAVAVGLLPGVVARWRALYQGVSLVLREYGSTEALEEQLERGVADLAVGPEPARWTGPLLRLDREELVVVVPFDDPLARRGSVRLAELAHRDWIRCAMEPLVDGVLVLDRACGEVGFTPRTVLRTEHTSTAVRMAAAGVGIVMAPAHMVRGAVGEDCVLLSLDPAWHRRLAVFSRVPLTGAAAAFAELVRAGTPTAGVTPTRDGSGRPD
- the lpdA gene encoding dihydrolipoyl dehydrogenase, yielding MTNDSTVDVIVIGGGTGGYSTALRASALGLTVLLAERDKVGGTCLHRGCIPSKAMLHAAELVDGVAEARERWGVRASVESVDWAALTATRDDILSRNHKGVEGHLEHAGVRVVRSSVRLTGPRSVRAEDGREFTATRGIVLATGSRPRTLPGLEPDGRTVVTSDDALFAPGLPASVLVLGGGAIGVEYASFHRSMGAEVTLVEAADRLVPLEDADVSRHLARGLKKRGIDVQTGARLEGAERLADGGVRAAVRTARGELRELRAERLLVAVGRVPVTDGLDLAAARLTADERGFVAPADWSRLETAVPGVHVVGDLLPPPSLGLAHASFAEGLLVAETLAGVASAPVDYAAVPRVTYSAPQTAAVGLTEAQAREAAYDVVVNTMPLTAVAKGMVHGQGGTVKVVAERDGRVLGVHLVGPHVSEMIAESQLIVGWDAEPSDVARHVHAHPTLSEAVGEAFLSLAGRGLHQQ
- a CDS encoding M14 family zinc carboxypeptidase, giving the protein MCYPTPQELGLAARALADEHPGEVRLRQAGTSRAGQPIWVLSVAATAGPGTVGPGGAVGPGGTNSPVGTDSPARPVCAGDPGGPGGANSPGGPGGAVGAGDPGGIGGTGGTGGTRNVLVVAGAHANEPVGGATALALARRILREPAPRAGCGWHFLLCADPDGADLHRTPRPYSLLDYHRYFYRPPGPEQPEWAPSLLPADRLPPETLALTALIDELRPVLQVSLHATDLGGSWVQLTRDIPGLAEPFGKSAAELRIPVENGASDAAGWPSPGPGIFVIPQPGSEAAGAFHPEDTRLSTWYHAHRYAGTTAIVEVPMWASDLVDDPAPHPDPRGALRMLAGRLTADAALVGAARERARSRERPVPGAYEDPAAAPLLRAVDWTLALIPLITAEWTGAGAPAEATAAYIASIDAFGRRLSLRAAAMLLRVLRPEGHPAAPGLDRLVTGWCEEFAARFGARWIPVATQVEHQSRTVLAAYEKLVAAGRSTGRA
- the treZ gene encoding malto-oligosyltrehalose trehalohydrolase translates to MQFEVWAPLSGRVALRLDDVTYDMARDPDRDGWWTAQAPAGDGSRYGFLLDEETSPRPDPRGRRLPDGPDGLSAVVDFDVLAPQPAPSPRVPLQDAVLYELHVGTFTPEGTFDAAAARLGHLVSLGITHVELMPVCSFAGRHGWGYDGVAPWAVHEPYGGPAGLARFTAAAHAAGLGVVLDVVHNHLGPSGNHLPAFGPYFTDTHHTPWGSAVNLDAPGSDEVRAYLLGSALAWLRDYGLDGLRLDAVHALADGRALTFLEELSAAVEGLAAESGRPLFLIAESDRCDPRTTTPRATGGLGLNAQWNDDFHHALHCALTGESQAYYADFAEAPLAALAKTLSRVFFHDGTWSSFRGRTHGRPVDHRRTPAHRFVGYSQTHDQIGNRALGDRLSASLSPGLLACAAAVALTGPFVPMLFMGEEWGARTPWQYFTDHPDPELAEAVRSGRRREFAAHGWKAEEIPDPQDPATRDRSCLDWSEPEQPLHARLLGWYRTLVALRRTHPDLRDPDLAAVRVAHDEERRWLTFRRGDVRVAVNLSAEPVTIALGRNGVRVLASWEPLEHPGPDGRIHLPGESAVVLGP
- a CDS encoding DUF1707 and FHA domain-containing protein — encoded protein: MTSSFELPAFPAPRLSDAERDRALGQLREGAALGKLSHDTFLRRMELALVARRSEDLAVLTADLQSREAAESPWTRRLFGWVGRVSAVSAGVRRAWTAERLPKLLLPHPSAAALRIGRDPGNGLRLSHETVSRMHAELSLRDGVWVLKDLGSTNGTSVNGRRVTGSAVVRDGDQVSFGNMSFRLSAG